One Haliaeetus albicilla chromosome 11, bHalAlb1.1, whole genome shotgun sequence genomic window carries:
- the PNPLA6 gene encoding patatin-like phospholipase domain-containing protein 6 isoform X4, with amino-acid sequence MGQSESEPQEEAEDASLTSVLPNLFAEEQLPTGVVLGAMLGLGLFAVIVAVAIVVLVRRLRLKKIPTQGTPKYRFRKRDKMLFYGRKIMRKVSQSTSSLVDTTISSASRPRMKKKLKMLNIAKKFLRIQKELPTLQLKEPPPSVLEADLTEFDVANSHLPSEVLYMLKNVRVLGHFEKPLFLELCKHMVFQQCQQGDYVFRPGQPDTSIYVLQDGKLELLLTEPDGKETVMKEVFPGDSVHSLLSILDVITGHQRPYRTVCARAAEDSTVLRLPVEAFSAVFEKYPESLVRVVQIIMVRLQRVTFLALHNYLGLTNELFSHDMQPLRLFPQPGHAARTSPVRHGKRGLSSADDGREPADPLKAGGLETAVPPPPLLSRCISMPVDISGIQKGPRSDFDMAYERGRISVSLQEDSTGALAAFARSVSHEPKERKSVTVEEQPSGVYHYNYCEDDTAPGDCPFGPYQGRQTSAIFEAAKRELVKLMKVEDPSLLNNRVLLHHAKAGTVIARQGDQDVSLHFVLWGCLHVYQRMIDKAEDVCLFLTQPGEMVGQLAVLTGEPLIFTIKANRDCTFLKISKSDFYEIMREQPSVVLSVAHTVAARMSPFVRQMDFAIDWMAVEAGRALYRQGDKSDCTYIALNGRLRSVIQKGSGKKELIGEYGRGDLIGVVEALTRQPRATTVHAVRDTELAKLPEGTLNNIKRRYPQVVTRLIHLLSQKILGNLQQLRGPFASSGLGMASSSEPTNPTSNLSTVAVLPVCDDVPTAAFTLELKHALNAIGPTLLLTSDIIRARLGSSALDSIQEYRLSGWLAQQEDIHRIVLYQTDCTLTPWTVRCIRQADCILIVGLGDQEPALGELEQMLENTAVRALKQLVLLHREDGPSPSRTVEWLNMRSWCSGHLHIKCPRRVFSRRSPTKLREMYEKVFEKSADRHSDFSRLARVLTGNTIALVLGGGGARGCSHIGVIKAMEESGIPIDMVGGTSIGAFIGALYAEERSAVRTKQRAREWAKCMNSVFETVLDLTYPITSMFSGSAFNASINKVFQDKQIEDLWLPYFNVTTDITASAMRVHTDADIARNLGAKTVIAIDVGSQDETDLCNYGDSLSGWWLLWKRLNPWAEKVKVPDMAEIQSRLAYVSCVRQLEVVKSSSYCEYIRPPIDRFKTMDFGKFDEIYDVGYQHGKVVFDGWSRGDIIEKMVKDRRSADFYESKRMDVLTCPSAGFTDLAEIVSRIEPAKPYLSDGYADEESDYLTEYEDEGMEPVRGEEDAFAPSEWASTGALEAEEEKSLRHRPSPAQDPSAPRT; translated from the exons ATGGGGCAGAGCGAGTCGGAGCcgcaggaggaggcagag GATGCATCCCTGACGTCCGTGCTGCCCAATCTCTTCGCCGAGGAGCAGCTCCCCACCGGTGTG GTGCTGGGAGCGATGCTGGGCCTCGGCCTCTTCGCCGTCATCGTCGCCGTTGCCATCGTGGTCCTGGTCCGGCGGCTGCGCCTTAAGA AAATACCCACGCAGGGAACGCCGAAATACCGCTTCCGAAAACGGGACAAGATGCTTTTTTACGGCCGCAAGATCATGCGCAAG GTCTCCCAATCCACCTCTTCCTTGGTGGACACCACCATTTCCAGCGCCTCGCGGCCCCGCATGAAGAAGAAGCTCAAGATGCTCAATATCGCCAAAAA GTTCCTGCGCATCCAGAAGGAGCTGCCCACGCTGCAGCTGAAGGAGCCTCCCCCCTCGGTGCTGGAAGCCGACTTGACCGAATTCGACGTGGCCAATTCCCATCTTCCTTCCGAGGTTCTCTACATGCTCAAAAATGTCCG GGTCTTGGGCCACTTTGAGAAGCCGTTGTTCCTGGAGCTTTGCAAGCACATGGTTTTCCAGCAGTGTCAACAAGGTGATTACGTTTTCCGTCCCGGACAGCCCGACACCAGCATCTACGTGCTGCAGGATGGCAAGTTGGAGCTCCTCCTCACCGAACCG GATGGGAAGGAGACGGTGATGAAGGAGGTGTTCCCCGGCGACAGCGTGCACAGTCTGCTGAGCATCCTTGATGTCATCACG GGCCACCAGCGACCATACCGGACTGTGTGTGCCCGGGCGGCAGAGGACTCCACCGTGCTACGGCTGCCGGTTGAAGCCTTCTCTGCCGTCTTCGAGAAGTACCCGGAGAGCTTGGTGCGGGTGGTGCAG ATCATCATGGTGCGCCTGCAGCGTGTCACCTTCTTGGCTTTACACAACTACCTTGGGTTGACAAACGAGCTCTTTAGCCAC GACATGCAACCGCTACGGCTCTTCCCCCAACCCGGCCATGCCGCCCGCACCAGCCCCGTCCGCCACGGCAAGCGGGGGCTTAGCAGCGCCGATGATGGCAGGGAACCAG CCGACCCGCTGAAAGCAGGAGGCCTGGAGACCGCCGTGCCACCGCCGCCGCTGTTGAGCCGTTGCATCTCCATGCCGGTGGATATCTCCG GCATCCAGAAGGGTCCCCGCTCCGACTTCGACATGGCCTACGAGCGCGGCCGCATCTCGGTGTCGCTGCAGGAGGACAGTACCGGCGCCTTGGCCGCCTTCGCCAGG TCCGTCTCGCATGAGCCTAAGGAACGCAAGTCGGTGACGGTGGAGGAGCAACCGTCTGGTGTCTACCACTACAACTACTGCGAGGACGATACGGCACCCGGGGACTGTCCCTTCGGGCCTTACCAGGGCCGCCAGACGAGTGCCATCTTTGAGGCTGCCAAGCGGGAGCTGGTCAAGCTCATGAAGGTGGAG GACCCTTCCCTCCTCAACAACCGTGTCTTGCTCCATCACGCCAAAGCTGGGACAGTCATTGCCCGTCAAGGGGACCAG GACGTGAGCCTCCACTTcgtgctgtggggctgcctgcaTGTGTACCAGCGGATGATCGACAAGGCGGAGGACGTCTGCCTGTTCTTGACACAGCCTGGCGAGATGGTGGGGCAGCTGGCCGTGCTCACCGGCGAGCCCCTCATCTTCACCATCAAGGCCAACCGTGACTGCACGTTCCTCAAGATCTCCAAGTCGGACTTCTACGA GATCATGCGGGAGCAGCCCAGCGTGGTGCTGAGCGTTGCCCACACCGTGGCCGCCCGCATGTCACCCTTCGTGCGCCAGATGGACTTCGCCATTGACTGGATGGCGGTGGAGGCCGGCCGGGCGCTCTACAG GCAGGGTGACAAGTCAGATTGCACCTACATCGCGCTCAACGGGCGCCTCCGCTCCGTCATCCAGAAGGGCAGTGGCAAGAAAGAGCTCATTGGGGAGTATGGCCGCGGAGACCTCATTGGCGTG GTGGAAGCTCTCACTCGGCAGCCCCGTGCCACCACGGTCCATGCGGTTCGGGACACGGAGCTGGCCAAGCTGCCTGAAGGCACCTTGAACAACATAAAGCGCAGATACCCCCAG GTTGTCACCCGCCTCATCCACCTCCTGAGCCAGAAGATCTTGGGAAACCTTCAGCAGCTCCGTGGGCCCTTTGCAA GCTCCGGCTTGGGCATGGCTTCCAGCTCAGAGCCCACCAACCCCACCAGCAACTTGTCAACGGTGGCGGTGCTGCCTGTGTGCGACGATGTGCCCACGGCTGCCTTCACGCTGGAACTCAAGCACGCGCTCAACGCCATTG GTCCCACGCTGCTCCTCACCAGCGACATTATCCGTGCCCGTCTCGGCTCCTCAGCGCTGGACAG CATCCAGGAGTACCGCCTGTCGGGCTGGCTGGCACAGCAGGAGGACATCCACCGCATCGTCCTGTACCAAACCGACTGTACCCTGACACCGTGGACCGTACGCTGCATCCGTCAAGCCGACTGCATCCTCATCGTAGGGTTGGGTGACCAAGAGCCGGCGCTGGGAGAG CTGGAGCAGATGCTGGAGAACACGGCGGTGCGTGCGCTGAAGCAGTTGGTCCTCCTACACCGCGAAGACGGTCCCAGCCCTTCCCGCACCGTTGAATGGCTCAACATGCGCAGCTGGTGCTCAGGCCACCTCCACATCAAGTGTCCCCGGCGCGTCTTCTCCCGCCGTAGCCCCACAAAACTG CGGGAGATGTATGAGAAGGTGTTTGAGAAGAGCGCCGACCGGCACAGCGACTTCTCCCGGTTGGCACGGGTTCTCACCGGCAACACCATCGCCCTCGTCCTGGGGGGCGGCGGAGCCAG GGGTTGCTCCCACATCGGGGTGATCAAGGCGATGGAGGAGTCGGGGATCCCCATCGACATGGTGGGCGGCACCTCCATTGGCGCCTTCATCGGGGCGCTCTACGCCGAGGAGCGCAGCGCTGTCCGCACCAAGCAGCGGGCGCGCGAGTGGGCCAAG tgCATGAATTCAGTGTTTGAGACCGTTCTGGACCTCACCTACCCCATCACCTCCATGTTTTCGGGCTCAGCCTTCAACGCCAGCATCAACAAGGTTTTCCAGGACAAGCAGATCGAG GACCTGTGGCTGCCCTATTTCAACGTCACGACTGACATCACAGCCTCGGCCATGCGGGTGCACACGGACG CCGACATCGCTCGCAACTTGGGTGCCAAGACGGTGATCGCCATCGACGTGGGCAGCCAGGATGAGACGGACCTGTGCAACTATGGGGACAGCCTGTCTGGCTGGTGGCTTCTCTGGAAACGTCTCAACCCCTGGGCTGAAAAAGTCAAG GTGCCCGACATGGCGGAGATCCAGTCCCGCCTGGCCTACGTGTCGTGTGTGCGGCAGCTGGAGGTGGTGAAGTCCAGCTCGTACTGTGAGTACATCCGCCCCCCCATCGATCGCTTCAAGACCATGGATTTTGGCAAGTTCGACGAGATCTAT GACGTGGGCTACCAGCACGGCAAGGTGGTCTTTGACGGTTGGAGCCGGGGCGACATCATCGAGAAGATGGTGAAGGACCGGCGCTCGGCCGACTTCTACGAGAGCAAACGCATGGAC GTCCTCACGTGTCCCAGCGCTGGCTTCACCGACTTGGCTGAAATTGTGTCCCGCATCGAGCCCGCCAAGCCCTACTTGTCCGACGGATACGCCGATG AAGAGTCCGACTACCTCACCGAGTACGAGGACGAGGGGATGGAGCCAGTGCGGGGCGAGGAGGATGCGTTCGCCCCTTCCGAGTGGGCCAGCACCGGTGCTTTGGAGGCT gaggaggagaagagccTGCGGCACCGCCCGAGCCCGGCCCAGGACCCCTCCGCACCCCGCACCTGA
- the PNPLA6 gene encoding patatin-like phospholipase domain-containing protein 6 isoform X3, producing the protein MGQSESEPQEEAEDASLTSVLPNLFAEEQLPTGVVLGAMLGLGLFAVIVAVAIVVLVRRLRLKKIPTQGTPKYRFRKRDKMLFYGRKIMRKVSQSTSSLVDTTISSASRPRMKKKLKMLNIAKKFLRIQKELPTLQLKEPPPSVLEADLTEFDVANSHLPSEVLYMLKNVRVLGHFEKPLFLELCKHMVFQQCQQGDYVFRPGQPDTSIYVLQDGKLELLLTEPDGKETVMKEVFPGDSVHSLLSILDVITGHQRPYRTVCARAAEDSTVLRLPVEAFSAVFEKYPESLVRVVQIIMVRLQRVTFLALHNYLGLTNELFSHDMQPLRLFPQPGHAARTSPVRHGKRGLSSADDGREPADPLKAGGLETAVPPPPLLSRCISMPVDISGIQKGPRSDFDMAYERGRISVSLQEDSTGALAAFARSVSHEPKERKSVTVEEQPSGVYHYNYCEDDTAPGDCPFGPYQGRQTSAIFEAAKRELVKLMKVEDPSLLNNRVLLHHAKAGTVIARQGDQDVSLHFVLWGCLHVYQRMIDKAEDVCLFLTQPGEMVGQLAVLTGEPLIFTIKANRDCTFLKISKSDFYEIMREQPSVVLSVAHTVAARMSPFVRQMDFAIDWMAVEAGRALYRQGDKSDCTYIALNGRLRSVIQKGSGKKELIGEYGRGDLIGVVEALTRQPRATTVHAVRDTELAKLPEGTLNNIKRRYPQVVTRLIHLLSQKILGNLQQLRGPFASSGLGMASSSEPTNPTSNLSTVAVLPVCDDVPTAAFTLELKHALNAIGPTLLLTSDIIRARLGSSALDSIQEYRLSGWLAQQEDIHRIVLYQTDCTLTPWTVRCIRQADCILIVGLGDQEPALGELEQMLENTAVRALKQLVLLHREDGPSPSRTVEWLNMRSWCSGHLHIKCPRRVFSRRSPTKLREMYEKVFEKSADRHSDFSRLARVLTGNTIALVLGGGGARGCSHIGVIKAMEESGIPIDMVGGTSIGAFIGALYAEERSAVRTKQRAREWAKCMNSVFETVLDLTYPITSMFSGSAFNASINKVFQDKQIEDLWLPYFNVTTDITASAMRVHTDGSLWRYVRASMTLSGYLPPLCDPKDGNLLMDGGYINNPAADIARNLGAKTVIAIDVGSQDETDLCNYGDSLSGWWLLWKRLNPWAEKVKVPDMAEIQSRLAYVSCVRQLEVVKSSSYCEYIRPPIDRFKTMDFGKFDEIYDVGYQHGKVVFDGWSRGDIIEKMVKDRRSADFYESKRMDVLTCPSAGFTDLAEIVSRIEPAKPYLSDGYADEESDYLTEYEDEGMEPVRGEEDAFAPSEWASTGALEAEEEKSLRHRPSPAQDPSAPRT; encoded by the exons ATGGGGCAGAGCGAGTCGGAGCcgcaggaggaggcagag GATGCATCCCTGACGTCCGTGCTGCCCAATCTCTTCGCCGAGGAGCAGCTCCCCACCGGTGTG GTGCTGGGAGCGATGCTGGGCCTCGGCCTCTTCGCCGTCATCGTCGCCGTTGCCATCGTGGTCCTGGTCCGGCGGCTGCGCCTTAAGA AAATACCCACGCAGGGAACGCCGAAATACCGCTTCCGAAAACGGGACAAGATGCTTTTTTACGGCCGCAAGATCATGCGCAAG GTCTCCCAATCCACCTCTTCCTTGGTGGACACCACCATTTCCAGCGCCTCGCGGCCCCGCATGAAGAAGAAGCTCAAGATGCTCAATATCGCCAAAAA GTTCCTGCGCATCCAGAAGGAGCTGCCCACGCTGCAGCTGAAGGAGCCTCCCCCCTCGGTGCTGGAAGCCGACTTGACCGAATTCGACGTGGCCAATTCCCATCTTCCTTCCGAGGTTCTCTACATGCTCAAAAATGTCCG GGTCTTGGGCCACTTTGAGAAGCCGTTGTTCCTGGAGCTTTGCAAGCACATGGTTTTCCAGCAGTGTCAACAAGGTGATTACGTTTTCCGTCCCGGACAGCCCGACACCAGCATCTACGTGCTGCAGGATGGCAAGTTGGAGCTCCTCCTCACCGAACCG GATGGGAAGGAGACGGTGATGAAGGAGGTGTTCCCCGGCGACAGCGTGCACAGTCTGCTGAGCATCCTTGATGTCATCACG GGCCACCAGCGACCATACCGGACTGTGTGTGCCCGGGCGGCAGAGGACTCCACCGTGCTACGGCTGCCGGTTGAAGCCTTCTCTGCCGTCTTCGAGAAGTACCCGGAGAGCTTGGTGCGGGTGGTGCAG ATCATCATGGTGCGCCTGCAGCGTGTCACCTTCTTGGCTTTACACAACTACCTTGGGTTGACAAACGAGCTCTTTAGCCAC GACATGCAACCGCTACGGCTCTTCCCCCAACCCGGCCATGCCGCCCGCACCAGCCCCGTCCGCCACGGCAAGCGGGGGCTTAGCAGCGCCGATGATGGCAGGGAACCAG CCGACCCGCTGAAAGCAGGAGGCCTGGAGACCGCCGTGCCACCGCCGCCGCTGTTGAGCCGTTGCATCTCCATGCCGGTGGATATCTCCG GCATCCAGAAGGGTCCCCGCTCCGACTTCGACATGGCCTACGAGCGCGGCCGCATCTCGGTGTCGCTGCAGGAGGACAGTACCGGCGCCTTGGCCGCCTTCGCCAGG TCCGTCTCGCATGAGCCTAAGGAACGCAAGTCGGTGACGGTGGAGGAGCAACCGTCTGGTGTCTACCACTACAACTACTGCGAGGACGATACGGCACCCGGGGACTGTCCCTTCGGGCCTTACCAGGGCCGCCAGACGAGTGCCATCTTTGAGGCTGCCAAGCGGGAGCTGGTCAAGCTCATGAAGGTGGAG GACCCTTCCCTCCTCAACAACCGTGTCTTGCTCCATCACGCCAAAGCTGGGACAGTCATTGCCCGTCAAGGGGACCAG GACGTGAGCCTCCACTTcgtgctgtggggctgcctgcaTGTGTACCAGCGGATGATCGACAAGGCGGAGGACGTCTGCCTGTTCTTGACACAGCCTGGCGAGATGGTGGGGCAGCTGGCCGTGCTCACCGGCGAGCCCCTCATCTTCACCATCAAGGCCAACCGTGACTGCACGTTCCTCAAGATCTCCAAGTCGGACTTCTACGA GATCATGCGGGAGCAGCCCAGCGTGGTGCTGAGCGTTGCCCACACCGTGGCCGCCCGCATGTCACCCTTCGTGCGCCAGATGGACTTCGCCATTGACTGGATGGCGGTGGAGGCCGGCCGGGCGCTCTACAG GCAGGGTGACAAGTCAGATTGCACCTACATCGCGCTCAACGGGCGCCTCCGCTCCGTCATCCAGAAGGGCAGTGGCAAGAAAGAGCTCATTGGGGAGTATGGCCGCGGAGACCTCATTGGCGTG GTGGAAGCTCTCACTCGGCAGCCCCGTGCCACCACGGTCCATGCGGTTCGGGACACGGAGCTGGCCAAGCTGCCTGAAGGCACCTTGAACAACATAAAGCGCAGATACCCCCAG GTTGTCACCCGCCTCATCCACCTCCTGAGCCAGAAGATCTTGGGAAACCTTCAGCAGCTCCGTGGGCCCTTTGCAA GCTCCGGCTTGGGCATGGCTTCCAGCTCAGAGCCCACCAACCCCACCAGCAACTTGTCAACGGTGGCGGTGCTGCCTGTGTGCGACGATGTGCCCACGGCTGCCTTCACGCTGGAACTCAAGCACGCGCTCAACGCCATTG GTCCCACGCTGCTCCTCACCAGCGACATTATCCGTGCCCGTCTCGGCTCCTCAGCGCTGGACAG CATCCAGGAGTACCGCCTGTCGGGCTGGCTGGCACAGCAGGAGGACATCCACCGCATCGTCCTGTACCAAACCGACTGTACCCTGACACCGTGGACCGTACGCTGCATCCGTCAAGCCGACTGCATCCTCATCGTAGGGTTGGGTGACCAAGAGCCGGCGCTGGGAGAG CTGGAGCAGATGCTGGAGAACACGGCGGTGCGTGCGCTGAAGCAGTTGGTCCTCCTACACCGCGAAGACGGTCCCAGCCCTTCCCGCACCGTTGAATGGCTCAACATGCGCAGCTGGTGCTCAGGCCACCTCCACATCAAGTGTCCCCGGCGCGTCTTCTCCCGCCGTAGCCCCACAAAACTG CGGGAGATGTATGAGAAGGTGTTTGAGAAGAGCGCCGACCGGCACAGCGACTTCTCCCGGTTGGCACGGGTTCTCACCGGCAACACCATCGCCCTCGTCCTGGGGGGCGGCGGAGCCAG GGGTTGCTCCCACATCGGGGTGATCAAGGCGATGGAGGAGTCGGGGATCCCCATCGACATGGTGGGCGGCACCTCCATTGGCGCCTTCATCGGGGCGCTCTACGCCGAGGAGCGCAGCGCTGTCCGCACCAAGCAGCGGGCGCGCGAGTGGGCCAAG tgCATGAATTCAGTGTTTGAGACCGTTCTGGACCTCACCTACCCCATCACCTCCATGTTTTCGGGCTCAGCCTTCAACGCCAGCATCAACAAGGTTTTCCAGGACAAGCAGATCGAG GACCTGTGGCTGCCCTATTTCAACGTCACGACTGACATCACAGCCTCGGCCATGCGGGTGCACACGGACG GCTCGCTCTGGCGGTACGTGCGAGCCAGCATGACCCTTTCTGGGTACCTACCGCCACTCTGCGACCCCAAGGACGGCAACTTACTGATGGACGGTGGTTACATCAACAAC ccCGCAGCCGACATCGCTCGCAACTTGGGTGCCAAGACGGTGATCGCCATCGACGTGGGCAGCCAGGATGAGACGGACCTGTGCAACTATGGGGACAGCCTGTCTGGCTGGTGGCTTCTCTGGAAACGTCTCAACCCCTGGGCTGAAAAAGTCAAG GTGCCCGACATGGCGGAGATCCAGTCCCGCCTGGCCTACGTGTCGTGTGTGCGGCAGCTGGAGGTGGTGAAGTCCAGCTCGTACTGTGAGTACATCCGCCCCCCCATCGATCGCTTCAAGACCATGGATTTTGGCAAGTTCGACGAGATCTAT GACGTGGGCTACCAGCACGGCAAGGTGGTCTTTGACGGTTGGAGCCGGGGCGACATCATCGAGAAGATGGTGAAGGACCGGCGCTCGGCCGACTTCTACGAGAGCAAACGCATGGAC GTCCTCACGTGTCCCAGCGCTGGCTTCACCGACTTGGCTGAAATTGTGTCCCGCATCGAGCCCGCCAAGCCCTACTTGTCCGACGGATACGCCGATG AAGAGTCCGACTACCTCACCGAGTACGAGGACGAGGGGATGGAGCCAGTGCGGGGCGAGGAGGATGCGTTCGCCCCTTCCGAGTGGGCCAGCACCGGTGCTTTGGAGGCT gaggaggagaagagccTGCGGCACCGCCCGAGCCCGGCCCAGGACCCCTCCGCACCCCGCACCTGA